The DNA sequence GGCGAGTTCGTCGGGTGTCTTGCAGCCGAAGGTCAGCACCAGCAGTCCAATGGGAAAAATGAAACGGAGGGAAGACATACGAGCGGGGTTAGGTATATGTCCTCAGTACGTGTCATCCGTACTTTCCGTTGCGACGGCATCAGGATGTGTCGATCAGTACGTCGATTTCGCCGACGAAACCCGCCTGTCAGCGTATGGCCCTGCGCCGATGCTCAACTGCCGGAGGTCATGAACAGGCGCAGCCTGATGCGGTCGGTGGCGCGCTGGCCGTCGCCCAGCGTCACCCGCCGGATAAGGCCCTGTAAGTCCTGGCTACCCGACAGGGTCAGCAGCAGGGGGCGGTTCGGAATCTGACGGCGGATGACCTGGCCGATGTACAGCGTCAGGTCGAAGGTATAGGCATCCGTCAGTTCCAGCGCGGTAGGATCGTAGGCGTAGGCGGCAATAGCGGTCGTTTCGCCGGTTGCTCCCGCCGGAACGGTGGCAATGAGTTCATTCTGGCTGTTGGTCTGGTAGAGGGCCAGCTGGACGGGCGGGGGCGTGTTGTCGCGCAGATCCCGCCGGATGGGCTCAATGGACAGGATAGCGCTGTTCAGGCCCGCAAACTGCTCCGGCTTGTCGAACGCGCCCAGATACGGGAACTCAATCCGGGTGCGGAGGGCGGCTCCCACGGCTACGTAGGTACTGGCGCTGGTCTGGGTACTGCTGACTCTATCCGTGCGGTTTTGCAGCGCCTGTAGCGGTGATCCGCTCCGCTGGCTCAGTAGCTGACTGAAATGGGCGGCCGTAACAGGAAACTGCACCGATGCCGCGGTGCGGCTGATGTCTGTACTGTGGTAATAAAGCCGCAGTCCCGATACGGTGCCAGTGCCAAAACCAGCGAAGGCGTTGGCCGTGGACTGCCCGGCGAAAGCGAAACCGGGCCAGAATTCAGCGAAGGTAGTCGCATCTCGGATATCGCCGGCGGTAAGTTTGGCAAAGAAGGACTGGGCCAGCGCGTCGGGCAGGCGAAAGCGAATTTGCCGCGATCCACTGTTTGGTCGCAACAGGACCGATTTTTGCAGCAGGGGAGTGGCTGCGTAATCAACCGTGCTGCTGTTGTAGTATACGTTGGCCGCCAGTGGAGCGCGTAACGGGTAGACCGATAAATCGAAGGTCGTGGTTGTGTCGCCATAGGAGAAGGCATAACCCAGTTCGAGTACCAGCGAATCGAGCCGGAAATTGCTCTGTGTTGCGCCCGAGAGGTCGTTCGCTACGTAGTCGACGGAGGTGAAGCCCCGCGCCAGTAGTTGACCCGTTTGGGCGTCGGCCCAGCGGCCTACCAGAATATTATCGTCGGTAGAGGTAACGAACGTATCAGGCTCCAGTACCGTCGAGGTCTGGATCGTGACCGAATCGATGGACTGAATCTGTAATTCGAAGGGGTTAATGACCGCCTGCCCAACGTCGAGATCGCCGGATTGGCACGAGGCAAGCAGGGCACCGGACAGAAGCAGTCCGATGCAGCATAATTTTGTCATAAAAGCGAATGCGCTAGATAAATGGGAAGTGGCGGGTGGACCGGATTACTGGGTGAGGTCAGGGCGTGGTAACGCCTAATTCACGCAACTCCGCGGCCGACAACGTGGGTAACTGCTGCCCTTGCTGCAGCTTTCGGATCACGCGTTCACCCGCGCGCTGTGCCTGTTCCTGGGTGGCAAAACCGGCCCGGCCCGTTTGCCCGGGAATTATAGGCTGGTCGATGATGGGGTTGCCCCCGGACAGCACTACATACCCCCAGCCCGTTGCTGAGGGAGTTGTCCGCAACTCGAAATTCGGCTGCCGGTTGTACAGCTGATAGGTTGTCAGCAGCGTCAGCCCGATCAGGACCAGCATCAATCCCTGGCGGGTTGACTGGTTCGGTTGAGATGGGTAATCATTCATAACACACTTAGTTGGTATCGGTATCCTGGGCTACGGTCGGGTCAAACTCCCACAGGTCATCAAATCGGCTGGTGCCGCTGCTACCGGTGGTGATATAGCCTTTGCCGTTGATGGCGAAGCCAAGGGCATACTGCCGGGTAACACCCTCAAATGCACCCAGCGTGGACCAGCTGTCGTCGTCGGGATTATACTGCCAGACGGTAGTATTGCCGTCGCCAACCGTGACGTAGCCCCGCGACCCGATCGCAAAGCCAACCCCGTAGCTGCGGGCGACGAGTTCGTCGCTTTCGAAATCACCTTTTTCCAGCCACAGGTCCTGAGCGGGGTCATAAGCCCACCAGTCTTTCTCGGCCGATCCGTTGTTATTACCCGTGCCTACGTAAGCGAGATTGTTGATAACGAAACCTACCGCGCCAATCCGTTTGGCCCCACCGTAGCTGGCTGTTTTCTGCCAGGCTCCCAATGCGGGATCGTACGACCAGAAATCTTTCAGGTAGTTGCCATCGAAGCCGGTTCCCACATACCCTTTGTTGCCGAGAGAAAACGCGACGGCATTGCGCCGGGCTGTGCCGCCAAAATCGGCAATCTGCTTCCAGGTGTTAGACGTCTGATCGAACTCCCAGAAATCCTTGAGCCGGTCGCTGTTAACATTGAGACCGGTGCCCACGTAGCCTTTCGTGCCGATTGCGAATCCAACGGCCGCGTTGCGGGCTACGCCAGCAAAATCGGCCACCTGGGTCCAGGTGTTGCGGTTGGGGTCGTAGGACCAGAAATCGGTTAACCGTTCGTTGTCTGCATTGGTGCCTGTGCCAATGTAGGCGATGTTGCCGATCACGAAACCGGCCGCAGCGTTACGGGCTACGCCTTCAAAATCGGAACGCCGGCGCCAGTCGCCCAGCGTTGAGGTTGTCTCCGACTTGGAACAGCCAATGAGCAGGCCCGTCCAGATCAGGCAGATCGCCAGTAAGAGCTGATTGATACGTTTGTTGTGGAGCGTTGAGCCGGAACGGGAGAAAAAACGGAAGGGGTGAAAAACCATGATGGTAATGTTAGTTGGTAGACGCAGTCGTTTTTGATGGACTGCTTACCACTAGGTACGAGGGTGGTTGGGGGAGTGTTGCAGCCAAAATCCGCATTTAACCAATTTTAACGTAGTGTGCCGACGTTAGTTGCCGATGTGTCGATAACCCCGACAGGGCGCCGGTGACACCACCCAAAAGCCCGGCCCCGCCCATCAAGCCCGCTCTGAAGGGCATTGACGGGCGGGGCCGGGCTGTAGAGAAGGGCTGATCCCTGGTAAAAAACGGCTGCTGCAACGGCTACTGGTTCAACCCGTATGCCTGCTGAATCATGGCGAAGAAATCTTCATTGCTCATGTCTTTCCAGCGGGTGTAGAGGTCCTGCGCGTCTTTGCCGGCCACGTAGCGCAGCCGGTCGGTACCGTCCGTAGCGGCTTCGTAAATAACCTCGGCAATCTGTTCGCTGCTGGAGTATTGGCCGCCCCGTTTGCTAAAAGCGGCCATGACCTGCTGAATACGCTCATCGTAAGGGCTGGCGCCGTCCATCGTCTGTTTCAGGGAGCGGCCCGCAAAATCGGTTGCCACACCACCGGGGGCCACCACTTTAACGCGGATGTTAAATGGGCGCAACTCGTAATTCAGTGACTCCGACAGGCCGTCGACACCGAACTTGGTGGCGTGGTAAATGGCGTTGAACGGTAAACCAACCAGCCCGCCAATGGACGTAATGTTGATGATGGTGCCGCCCCCGGATTCCCGAAAATGAGGGGTGAGCGCCTGAATGGTGCGCATTGTGCCAAACACGTTTGTCTGAAACTGGTCCATGAGTTTGGCTTCGGATACCGTCTCCAATGGCCCAAACAAACCGTAGCCGGCATTGTTGAGCAACACGTCGATACGGGGCCAATCCTGTAGCGCCTGATCAACGGCCTGCCGAACACTATCGGGCTGCGTCACATCCAGGGTGCAGCATTTGATGGATGGGTACTGGTGCAGGTCGGTTGCGTGGTCGGGGTTTCGCATGGTGGCTGCTACGTTCCAGCCACGCTCGGCGAATAAGATGGCGGCTGCTTTGCCAATGCCCGACGAAGCGCCGGTAATAAAAATAACCTTGCTCATACGTGTAGTGATTAGGCGTTAGTCCCTCGCAAACGATTCGTGCGGGCTATTGGTTTGAGTACCTGTCCCGGACCCCGGTGGGCTGCCATTAGCGCTTGGCCTTGCGGGGGCGGGGCGGGCGGACGGGGGAGATACGGTCTCCTTTCCGGATAAAGCCCCAGACGTCGGTTAGCAGGGCGGGAAAAATGCTGACGCCGACGCTGTAATAGGTTCCATTGAAATTCTGGTTGATATCAGTCTGGAAAATTGAATACCGGTACCCCACCTGCGCGCTGAGGCCCACCCAGCGGGTCGCTTTCCACTGCGCGTAGGCACCAACCTGGAGGGGCACAAAAAAGTCCCGTCGCGTGCGGTCTACCTGAACATCTTTGCGCAGATCGCGGGGTACGGCATAAGCCACCCCGCCCCCCAGCTCGACTGGTATGCTGATCATCCAGCGCTTGTTGTTTGTCATATTCCACCAGTACTGTAAACTAGTGAACCAGAGGTCGGTGCGGGTATAATAGGACAGGTTGATGCGCCGGGCTGCATCCCGTCGCCAGTCGATGAGCCGGAGGTAGGTAGCGTAGTTAAGCCAGTAGTAGCCCAGGGTGAGCTGGTGCCGTTTTTCGCCGAACTCGATGCCGGCGTTGACGCCCCATACGTTGACGTGCTGACGGTCGAGAAACGAATCACGAAAATCCAGGTTAAACGTCGGCGTAATCCGGCGCAGGTGTTTGACCGAGTCGGGCAGGGTCAGCGAGTCGGCGGGAGCGGTCAGCGTAAGAAGAACAAGGAGTGCAGATAAACTCATAAACGATACTAACCAACGAGCTGGCTATTGCGTTTAGGGCCAGTTCGTTTCACTTTTTTGTAAAATCCAGATCATAGTTTACGTTGAGTCGGAATCCCGAATCTATATCGAATATGGAGGTCTTCGACACCGGTTCCGGGTCGGCATGCTGCACGATCCGGTTGAAATAATTTAATTCAACTTTAAGGTTGTCACGCAGTTGATAGCCCAATCCACCCGAGATCCGGTTCTGGTTGAACACGTTGTCGCCTACGTTCTGGCCGAAGCTGACGAACAGTTCATCGAAGGCATTCAGGTAAAATTCACCATCGTCGATGGACGGGCCACGCAGCGGAAACGTTGCCGATAGCTGGTATCGAATCCGGTTCTCATAATCCCAGCGGGCTGTTTTACGCGGGTTTGTTGCCGAAGGTTCACCCTGCCACCGCTGTTCCAGCCGGATACGGTGGTCCAGTTCCAGCCGCCCAAATTTATCGCTTACCTGAATATCTTCATAGAGCCGGTGTTCATTCGTGGGTACGCCCGCATCGGCAGAGGGGTAGTTTCCATACGGGTAGGTTGTAAACAGGGTGTAGCCGCCCGACACCTTTACCCGGTCGGCGAGCTTATAAACCGCGCCCAGGCGCGCCAGTGACTGCTGCCAGGTGCGAATGAGGTCGATCCGTCGCCATTGGTATTCGGTGTGGAGCAGCCAGCGGGACGCTAGTTTGTGGTCGCCATTGTAGGTATACCAGCCAATGGTATTTCGTTCGATAATCCGGTTTTGCTGGCCGAAAGCACTGGATGTTAAAAAGCCCAGTACTGTCAGTAACGCCAATTTTTTCATTGATATGCCGTAAATCCCTGAATCCTGCACCCGCAACACCCGTACTGAACTAACTGGTTCACGGGGGCAAGGTTCAGGGATTTGCCGACTGGCCCGGCCCGGTGCCCTGGTCTACTGGGTTAGGGTAGGGCGAACGCTACGTACTGATTGCCCTTTTTTGCGCCGAGTTTAACCCCTCCGCAAGCGATAACAACGTACTGCTTGCCATTCACCTGGTAGGTTGCCGGCGTGGCAAAGCCCGCTGCGGGGAGCGTTGTTTCCCACAGGAGCTTTCCCGTTTTTTTATCAAACGCCCGAAACTTCTCGTCTTTGGTGGCGGCAATGAACAGCAGTCCACTCGCCGTTACAACGGGGCCGCCGTAGTTTTCGGTACCCGTGTGGCGAATACCTTTCGCCACCATGCCAGGGTCTTCACCCAGCGGAATTTTCCAGACGTACTCGCCGGTATTGAGGTTGATGGCGTTGAGCGTACCCCAGGGGGGGGCTACGGCCGGGAAACCCTTACCATCTTGAAACTTATTATAGCCAGTCACTTTGTAGGGCAGGTAAGGCTCCTTCGTTTTTGACGGAGAGCGAGAGCCGGACGCCACTTCCTGCTTTTCGTCGTTGAACAGGAAAGCGATCAGCGACTGCCGGTCGCTGGCCGAGAGCGCCGTAAAACCGGGCATCATGCCTTTACCGTTGCTGATGATCTGCGCTACGTAGGGTCGGTCGCGTCGCTGGCTGATATCGACAAGCGAAGGGTAGCCGCTGCGGGCATTGCCTTTGCGTTCGGGACCGTGGCAGCTGATGCAGTTTTGGGTGTAGATGCGCTGACCCGGACTCAACTGAGCCAGTTCATCCTCCTTCGGGGCGTCGATCATCGTAAATATCCAGGGAATATCGTTGGCGTTGACGTACAGAATACCGTCGGGGTCAGCCGCAGCTCCGCCCCACTCGCCCCCGCCGTCGCAGCCCGGAA is a window from the Spirosoma rigui genome containing:
- a CDS encoding SDR family oxidoreductase, with amino-acid sequence MSKVIFITGASSGIGKAAAILFAERGWNVAATMRNPDHATDLHQYPSIKCCTLDVTQPDSVRQAVDQALQDWPRIDVLLNNAGYGLFGPLETVSEAKLMDQFQTNVFGTMRTIQALTPHFRESGGGTIINITSIGGLVGLPFNAIYHATKFGVDGLSESLNYELRPFNIRVKVVAPGGVATDFAGRSLKQTMDGASPYDERIQQVMAAFSKRGGQYSSSEQIAEVIYEAATDGTDRLRYVAGKDAQDLYTRWKDMSNEDFFAMIQQAYGLNQ
- a CDS encoding DUF4270 family protein, whose product is MTKLCCIGLLLSGALLASCQSGDLDVGQAVINPFELQIQSIDSVTIQTSTVLEPDTFVTSTDDNILVGRWADAQTGQLLARGFTSVDYVANDLSGATQSNFRLDSLVLELGYAFSYGDTTTTFDLSVYPLRAPLAANVYYNSSTVDYAATPLLQKSVLLRPNSGSRQIRFRLPDALAQSFFAKLTAGDIRDATTFAEFWPGFAFAGQSTANAFAGFGTGTVSGLRLYYHSTDISRTAASVQFPVTAAHFSQLLSQRSGSPLQALQNRTDRVSSTQTSASTYVAVGAALRTRIEFPYLGAFDKPEQFAGLNSAILSIEPIRRDLRDNTPPPVQLALYQTNSQNELIATVPAGATGETTAIAAYAYDPTALELTDAYTFDLTLYIGQVIRRQIPNRPLLLTLSGSQDLQGLIRRVTLGDGQRATDRIRLRLFMTSGS
- a CDS encoding DUF2490 domain-containing protein codes for the protein MKKLALLTVLGFLTSSAFGQQNRIIERNTIGWYTYNGDHKLASRWLLHTEYQWRRIDLIRTWQQSLARLGAVYKLADRVKVSGGYTLFTTYPYGNYPSADAGVPTNEHRLYEDIQVSDKFGRLELDHRIRLEQRWQGEPSATNPRKTARWDYENRIRYQLSATFPLRGPSIDDGEFYLNAFDELFVSFGQNVGDNVFNQNRISGGLGYQLRDNLKVELNYFNRIVQHADPEPVSKTSIFDIDSGFRLNVNYDLDFTKK
- a CDS encoding Kelch repeat-containing protein produces the protein MVFHPFRFFSRSGSTLHNKRINQLLLAICLIWTGLLIGCSKSETTSTLGDWRRRSDFEGVARNAAAGFVIGNIAYIGTGTNADNERLTDFWSYDPNRNTWTQVADFAGVARNAAVGFAIGTKGYVGTGLNVNSDRLKDFWEFDQTSNTWKQIADFGGTARRNAVAFSLGNKGYVGTGFDGNYLKDFWSYDPALGAWQKTASYGGAKRIGAVGFVINNLAYVGTGNNNGSAEKDWWAYDPAQDLWLEKGDFESDELVARSYGVGFAIGSRGYVTVGDGNTTVWQYNPDDDSWSTLGAFEGVTRQYALGFAINGKGYITTGSSGTSRFDDLWEFDPTVAQDTDTN
- a CDS encoding DUF4907 domain-containing protein, with protein sequence MNDYPSQPNQSTRQGLMLVLIGLTLLTTYQLYNRQPNFELRTTPSATGWGYVVLSGGNPIIDQPIIPGQTGRAGFATQEQAQRAGERVIRKLQQGQQLPTLSAAELRELGVTTP